AGCCGCGAGCCGGTTTTGTTGACGCCTCCTGTCCGATTTCATCGCTTCCTCATTTGTGagctttaaaattaaaatggttATTTACTGACGATAAAGTTAACGACGACTGAAGACACCTTTAGTTATGGTGATAAAGCTACTTATTGCGCAATATTTTAACTTTAATAAAGTGTTCACCTGAAAACAATGAATCCCAAACATTGACCTTGATATATATGATTGATATCTTGTATATTAATATGGTCATTTGCATAATATCTATTCAATGACTTCGGCGAAAATcgcttttaaaataaaaagaattgacAATAGAAATAATGTTTACAAATTGGCGTTTCCCTACGTTTAGGTTTTCTGTATGTTTGCATGGTTTCATTGGCCTATCTCTACGtttatgtgtattgtttgttggggggtttttttgttttgttttgttttgtttttttttttgtctctgATTAATAGGCATAGGTTTCATTTTCTGTTTGTGTTTTCCTAGTTGCTACACAGTTTAAAACGTACCTCGTATGTATTGGGGGTTGTAAACTGGACCTGTAGTTCTTTTTTGCCTTGCTCCATCCGCTTGGCCTGTATTTTATACTTTAGCTCTTCCTTGATCAGTGGAGTGAGTCGTCCGGACTGTAAACAGGCTATTGCAGCCTCTGCCAGCCTACATTCCTCGTCCTCACTGGGATCTGTTAGGTTAGCATCCATCACTGTATCTAACAAAGTGAAATTTAACCGCTGCTTTTGAatgtattataaaacaattgttttccACTTAGACGTTGTGAAACGTTTATAATATATCGGAGTTTGATTCACCAAAAATAGGGTTAGAAATTTCAAAGCCAAAAGGTAACATGATGTCAGTGTCGGTGAATTTCTGATACTGCTTATCATTATTCTCAACCTTTGAAGAGTCATTACTATGTGCAAACGAAAAATAAGAGAAACAGAGCCAGTCATTAAAAAGGTTTGATAGTATAATACCTAGCGAGCGGTATGAAATATCTTAATCAAGTTAAGAGATTAACTGATACATATGCGAGAGAAAGCAGATCGAGTGAAgtaaattattgttttgttcATGCATATCTTCGTAAATgcttatttattttatat
This DNA window, taken from Pecten maximus chromosome 3, xPecMax1.1, whole genome shotgun sequence, encodes the following:
- the LOC117323863 gene encoding uncharacterized protein LOC117323863 codes for the protein MDANLTDPSEDEECRLAEAAIACLQSGRLTPLIKEELKYKIQAKRMEQGKKELQVQFTTPNTYELTNEEAMKSDRRRQQNRLAAKKFRKRQTTVAVALEKTLQKLQNENGHLNSEVERLTMEKCFWQEKLNTLLLSKIDGQSDPSDNF